CGGATAAAAACGTATTTGGAAACATATGCCCATGAATAATATTTCATGGGTAGGTAGTGAAAAAGACTTTATCGATGAACGAGATTTCCGATGGATTAATCGTATGGCGGTTGGTCGTTTTGGTGGAAATTCTTCAGCAGGACAAACAAAAAATGAGGATGCTTGTATTGTTTGGCAAACAGAGGAGTGGGAGTTTGCGGCTATTTTGGATGCACATAAAAGTGCTGAAAGTGCTGAGCTAGTCATCCGCACAATTGAGCATAATAAAGAAGCTTTATTGCAGATTCTATCTTTAAAAGGGAATCTGGATTTTATGCAATTGGAAGGTAAGCTGCTTGAGATTTTTCTATGCGAAGATTTTTTGGATGCATGTAGAAATGTAACGGGGGAAACTGCTTGTCTTATGGTTGTTAGGAAAGGGAACTACATATGGTGGTTTTCAGTTGGAGATTGTTTAGTTTATTTAATTCATCCGGATTTGATCGCTATGAAGCAATATCAACTAAATCAAAGGCAGTTTTATGAGTGGGTCGGGCAAGTGAACACTTTTGAAAAGGCAGTGCCTTGTTATAGTTCTGGAACGAGGGAATTAAGAAAAGGGGTAAACCTGATCTTTATGACCACTGATGGTTTGGTAGAGTGTCCAGGAGAACCCTACTTAAACCCGCAGAACCTTGTGGAAGCGTTGGATGAAAAGAACCTTGATGAAAGTATTTCACAGTTGTTGATAGATATTGAAAGCCGAAATGTACGGGACAGTACGACAATAATATCGTGGGCGATTGAAGTGGGAGAAGAAGGTAGCATTCCGAGTGATTTTAAAGATTGATTTTTAGTTAAAACTAGAGTTATTATTGTTACTACTATTATTATTTTTTAAGGAATGGGTTTTGATATTGATGAGTAAGTTTTTTGAGTCGGTCCAACATTTTTTTGAAGTTGATTTTTCAGGTGTGAAATCATATTTTATTTCATTAGCATTAACGATTGTTATTACTTACCTAGTAATTGTAGCTTTCAGGAAGATACTGCGACAAATATTCAAACGTACAAGTCTCTTAGAAGAGAAAAAGAAAGAGACGATTGAAAGTGTCGTGAAAAATACCTCAACGTATATATTCGCCATTATTATCCTAATCGCGGCGATTAAGCCGTTTGTTGGTGGATTAAAGGAAGTCGTGTTAGCTGGGGGTATTATTGCCGCTGTTATCGGGTTTGGTGCGCAAAAACTGATCAATGATTTAATCAGTGGGATTTTCATTATTTTTGAAGGTACGATTAAACGCGGTGACTTTATTCACGTCAACGGTGAACCCGAAGGCGGGACAGTTGAGGAATTAGGGTTCAGGATTGTGAAAATACGTTTAATTAATGGAAAACTATTGACGATTTCCAATGGTGAAATTCTAAAAATGGTCAATGGTTCAGTCGAAAAAAGACGTATATTTGAAAGTATTATTGTTTCGTTCAACCAAGATCCTAGCGTTATCAAAGCGTTATTGGAAGAAGTTTGCGATGAACTTAATGAGAAACAGCCAGACAAATTGTTAGTGGATAAACTGACTGGTGAATTTGTCGAAGCGTATAAAATTTATGGCTTGCATTCGATCGATACAAGTCCTTTCGGATACAAGTTTTCCATCGTGGCCACTGTTAATGATATCGATTATTTAGCAGCGGCCATGGAAGCAAAAGAAATATTGGCGCAAAAGCTTTATGACAATAAAATAAAAATGGCGGAGCAATTAATTAATAAAGGCTATTAATATATCTTTTCCAGACATTCAGCATAGTATCTAATAATGCACAAGGATTCAAGGAAAGGTGGAAAACAATGTATTACCCATATGTTCAGCAAATGACTTGTCAGCAAAAACGAGTAATGACGGTTATTGGAATTGGAAGCTTTTCAATTACACCTGATACCGTTCAGATACAATTGGAAGTAAGAACGGAAAGTAAGCAATTGAGTCAGGCGCAACAGGAAAATGCCGATTTGATGAGTCAAGTTATTGAGTCACTCCTAGAATTAGGCATCGCCAGAGAAGATATACAAACTGTTTCATATAATATATCCCCGCAATACGACTATGTTGAAGGACAACAGATTTTTAGAGGGTACGAAGTAATAAATTCCATCAATGTAACAATTAAAAACATTGAACAAGCGGGAACTATTATTGATACAGCTGTTCGAAATGGTGTTAATCAGGTTTCGAATATTAGGTTTACAGTTGAAAACGAACAAATTCCTTACCAAGAAGCTTTAAGTTTAGCATTGAAAAATGCATTAGCAAAAGCACAAACAATCGCAAATACAATTCAACTAAAACTTGATCCACATCCAATCAAAATTGTAGAAACAATGAAAGAAGAGCCTATTTTGTTTCGAAGTTTTGCGGCGAATGAAATGAGAGCAACCACGCCGATTGAACCAGGGCAAATAGATATCAAAGCTACAGTAGAGGTGCAATTTCAGTATTGACATTTATAACGCCATTTCAATTATTGAAGTGGCGTTATTTATTCATGCGGAATTGACAGAACCTTCACCGTTGGCGTAATCTTAAATCATAGACTTTTAGTTTAATCAATTAATGAATGAATAGCCAATCATTTTTATTAATGTACTTTATTATGGAGGGGTTTTAATGGGGAAATATCGGTTTGAAACAGAAGAACACATCATGTTTCGGGATTCGCTTCGAAAATTTCTTGAAAAAGAGGCGCATCCATTCTATGACAAATGGGAGAAAGAACGGATGATCCCGATTTCATTTTGGAAAAAGCTTGGGGAAATGGGGTTCCTTTGTCCACAAATAGATGAGGAATACGGCGGACTTGGTCTCGATTTTAGTTTTGGTGTCATTGTTAATGAAGAGCTTGAACGTGTAGGAACAAGCTTGGTCGGTGTCGGCTTGCATAATGATATCGTTGTGCCTTATATTGAATCATTTGGCTCGGAAGAACAGAAGAAGCGTTGGCTGCCAGGTTGTCTTACCGCTGATGTTATTACTGGGATTGCAATGACAGAACCGGGAACAGGATCTGATTTAGCAAACGTTCAAACGACAGCAGTCCGAGATGGGGATCATTATGTTGTCAATGGTCAAAAGACTTTTATTACGAATGGGATCAACGGCAATCTTTTTCTCATCGTCGTAAAAACAGATCCCAAAGCAGAACCGAAACATCGTGGAATTAGCTTGCTTGTAGTTGAGGACGGAACACATGGATTTACAAAAGGCCGTAAACTAGATAAGGTCGGACTTCATGCACAAGATACTGCCGAACTGTTTTTTGAGGATGCCCGGGTACCTGCAGCTAATCTGCTTGGTGAAGAAGGGAAAGGTTTTTCCTACTTGATGGAAAAACTTCAGCAAGAACGACTTGTTGTCGCAATCGGTGCTCAAATCGCATCGGAAGATATGCTGGAAATGACAATTGATTATGTTACATCACGTAAAGCATTTGGAAAGCCGGTATCTTCATTCCAAAATACGCAGTTCAAAATAGCTGAAATGGCGACAAAAGTAGAGCTAGGAAAATCGTTTCTTGAGTCGCTAATCGAAGACCATATTGCCGGAAAAGATGTTGTTACCAAGGTTTCGATGGCTAAATACTGGCTCACTGAAACTGCACGAGATATTTCGGTTGAATGTATGCAGTTGTATGGCGGATATGGCTATATGGAAGAGTATAAGATTGCTAGACGTTATCGGGATATCCCAGTGGCATCGATTTATGCCGGTACGAATGAAATAATGAAAGTGATTATCGCGAAAAATATGGGATTCTAATTGTTAAAAGGGGAGAATTGTTTTGGGGGAATCAATAACGACAAGTATCTATATGATTCGACATGCTGAATCGCCTTTCATTTTTGGTGAAGAAAGAACTCGAAAACTATCAAAAGATGGGGAAATTGAGGCCGAAAAAGTAGCTGAACTTATGCTTAGTGATAAAATCGATGTAATTGTTTCGAGCCCCTTTGCTAGAGCAATTAAAACGATTGAGGAAATTGCAACGACACAAAATTTAGAAATCAAGCTGTATGAGGAATTAAGGGAAAGGCTTATAAAAGGAGATTATCAATTGGCATGGGAAGAGGTTGAACCAGCGATAAAGAAGTCTTTCGAGGATAAGGATTATTGTTTACCAGGCGGCGAGACAACTAGACAAGCGCAGGAGCGTGCGGTTCCCATTATAAAACAGTTACTAAAAGAATATGAAGGGAAAAGTATCGTTATAGGTACCCACGGAAATATAATGACGATAATTATGAATTATTTTGATGAGCAATACGGATATGATTTTTGGGCAAGCACGTCAAAACCTGATATCTATCAGTTGATATTTATCGATGGTGAATTAACAGAAGTAAAGAGAACATGGGAGCCTAAAGATGCAACATAAAAAACATGCATTGGTCATTGGCGGAACAGGTATGCTCTCCAATGTTTGCATAGCCCTTGCGCGAAAAGGTAATATTGTATCAATCATTGGACGTACAAAATCAAAGTTTCAACGAATAATTTCGGAAAGTCCTGTGGATTCTATTTTCCCGATATTAGTCGATTATAATTCTAGCGAAGTGATTAATGAAGTGGAGAAAGTAATCGAGGAGAAGGGTTCATTTGATCTTATTGTAAGTTGGACGCCAAATTACAATCAACTTGAGCGGATTTGTGAAATGAATAGCGGGATTGATAAATTTCGTTTATTTCATGTGAAGGGAAGCCGTCGTTATTTTAAGGATGATAAAATACGAGTTCCAGACAATTGTAATTACCGCGAAGTCTTTTTAGGTTTTATTATCGAAGATGATCGTTCCAGATGGCTCACACATGATGAAATTTCAACTGGCGTAATTAACCAAATTGATACTGATCAAGTTACAGGGGTTGTTGGGAAAATCGAGCCGTACGAATTAAGACCTTGATGATTTTTTGAAACTATTTCGTCAATTCGTCGTATAGTAAGTATCATCTTTTTGACGAGGAGGATTTTAAATGAATGAACTAAGTAATCGTGAACAATCTTTGGAAGCAGAAATAGGCGCATTGAAAACTCGTATGGATCAGATGGAAAAAGAAATGCAGGAATTGGAATTCCTAGCACCTAGACCAATAATTTCCTCTGCTCAATTTGGACAGATTGGGACATTCATATTAGGCGCCATCGTCTTGATCGGGATATTCTGGCTGTGAAAAATAATCGGATGGGAAAATGTGAAAGAAGGAAGGAGGGGAGAAGGTAACTATCTTTCCTCCTTTTTGGTATGCTAGATTCCTATAATGGAAATAGTTTTGTGTAAAGGAGTCATTTCAATGAAATTAGTATCATGGAATGTTAATGGATTAAGAGCTTGTGTACGAAAAGGGTTTTTGGAGTACTTTGAAGAAGTAGATGCTGATATCTTTTCTGTTCAAGAGATAAAGTTGCAAGAAGGGCAAATCGATTTGCAACTAGAAGGTTATTATCAGTATTGGAATTACGCAGTTAAAAAAGGGTATTCCGGAACAGCGGTGTTTACAAAAGTCGAACCGCTATCCGTGAGGTATGGAATAGGTGATTCAAACGAAGAAGAGGAAGGTCGTATTTTGACCTTGGAGTTTTCGGATTTTTACTTAGTGAATGTATATGCCCCAAATGCTCAACGTAGTTTAGCACGATTGCCATTTCGATTGGAATGGGAAGAGAAGATGCGTGATTATCTGACGACGTTAGACAAAGATAAACCGGTCATTTTTTGTGGAGATCTGAATGTCGCACATGAAGAGATTGATATTCGGAACGTTAAATCGAATATCGGTAATTCAGGATTTACCGTTGAAGAACGCGGAAAAATGACGCAATTATTGGCGGAAGGATTCACGGATACATATCGATATTTTTATCCAGAACAAGAAGGCGCGTATACTTGGTGGTCTTACATGAGCAAGGTGAGAGAACGCAATATTGGCTGGCGGATTGATTACTTTATTACATCGAATCGTCTGCAACCATTACTGAAAGATGCGGCAATCCATGCGGATGTTCTCGGAAGTGATCATTGTCCGATTGTGTTGGAAGTGAATTTATAGGGAAAGGTGATTCTATTATGATTGCAGATATTAAAAAAGTAGAAGATGGCTATTTAGTAAAATGGGAACGAACTTTGAACCATTCAGTTGAAGCTGTATGGGCAATGCTCACGGATAATAGTAAGTTGGGAAAATGGTTCGAGGAACTCCGTGCAGGGGATCTTCGTAAAGGCGGTTTTATGAAGTTTTATGTTCCAGATTTTATGGATGAAGAATTAGAAATCATGGAATATAAACCGAACTCTGTATTGGAGTTTGATTGGTTCGGTGATGTTATTCGCTTTGAACTCCATCCGAAAAGCGAAGGTTGCGCTTTAGTTTTATTGGAAAAAGTGAAGACGATAACCGAGCAAACCAAAAAAGATCTTGCTGGATGGCATGTATGTTTAGATGTTATCATCGCTTTACTGGACGTGGAGCCGATCCAAAGAGAAGATGAATGGAAACATTGGCATGAAAAATACACTGAAAAACTTGAAGAATTCGAGTGACAATAGAGGAGAGCATCACCATTAAATGGGGATGTTCTCTTTTTAGTTTTGTATAACTATTCCCTTCAACGGTTAGATTAATTATGCAATAAGGTTGAGAAAGGAAGATGGCTTTGAAGAAGAAATATACTGTCTTATATATTGTATTACTTTGTTCTTTATTGATAGTAGGTGCGTGTAGTAACCGGAATATAGTTACGAATGCAGCGGAAGAAAAAGACGAGGAATCTTTAGGAAGCAAGTATGGATTCACATTTTTAGATTTAAGTGCCGATACGAATGAAATGAAAGAAGCGCTTAAAGTCACTTATGATGAGAAAAAAGATAAGACTGAAGCGATGTATGAAAATAAAATAGATGGCTATTATTTGCATGGCAATGCTGCAATGGAGAAACTTGATGAAATATTCGAAGAGCTTGAACTAGATCCTGAAATGGATGATACAGATATGATAAAGAAAGCCTCAGAGGCTTTTGAAATTAACGATTATAAAAGTCTGAAATTAGATGTAAAATATAAAGGGTTTGACACTAAAAAGTTAAAAATGACTAAGTGAATAAATTATAAAAGGGCTTTCCCCCCTTGTGAGATAGCCCTTTTGGAAGATTCTTATTCAGCTGTTACCTTTAGTATGGCGATTGCACCTTTATCAGCGTGTTTGAATTGGTGAGTTAATATTGGGTAATTTCCTTCCTCAGTCACCACAAATTCTACTACAGCGCCGCCGCTAGCTGGTAACATGATTGTCTGCATTCCTTTTAAGACATTGGCTGGATTGCCATCTACATAGACATCTTCCATAATTGATCCGACAACATGGAATGAGCTAACCTCGTTTGGTCCCATATTATTGATATACAATCGAATTCTTTCTCCAACTTTCGCTTCTAGTGGTTCATCCTTCAGGCTAAAAGTATCTCCGTTTGTGTTTCGATCTCCCTCGTTCAAAGCTTTTGTTGATAGAACAACATGTTCTGGTTCTGCATTAAGAAAGGCATCATGGTCATTGTATTTATACCATTCGTTTTGAATCATTACA
This genomic window from Sporosarcina sp. Marseille-Q4063 contains:
- a CDS encoding mechanosensitive ion channel family protein, which translates into the protein MSKFFESVQHFFEVDFSGVKSYFISLALTIVITYLVIVAFRKILRQIFKRTSLLEEKKKETIESVVKNTSTYIFAIIILIAAIKPFVGGLKEVVLAGGIIAAVIGFGAQKLINDLISGIFIIFEGTIKRGDFIHVNGEPEGGTVEELGFRIVKIRLINGKLLTISNGEILKMVNGSVEKRRIFESIIVSFNQDPSVIKALLEEVCDELNEKQPDKLLVDKLTGEFVEAYKIYGLHSIDTSPFGYKFSIVATVNDIDYLAAAMEAKEILAQKLYDNKIKMAEQLINKGY
- a CDS encoding acyl-CoA dehydrogenase family protein; protein product: MGKYRFETEEHIMFRDSLRKFLEKEAHPFYDKWEKERMIPISFWKKLGEMGFLCPQIDEEYGGLGLDFSFGVIVNEELERVGTSLVGVGLHNDIVVPYIESFGSEEQKKRWLPGCLTADVITGIAMTEPGTGSDLANVQTTAVRDGDHYVVNGQKTFITNGINGNLFLIVVKTDPKAEPKHRGISLLVVEDGTHGFTKGRKLDKVGLHAQDTAELFFEDARVPAANLLGEEGKGFSYLMEKLQQERLVVAIGAQIASEDMLEMTIDYVTSRKAFGKPVSSFQNTQFKIAEMATKVELGKSFLESLIEDHIAGKDVVTKVSMAKYWLTETARDISVECMQLYGGYGYMEEYKIARRYRDIPVASIYAGTNEIMKVIIAKNMGF
- a CDS encoding histidine phosphatase family protein; the encoded protein is MGESITTSIYMIRHAESPFIFGEERTRKLSKDGEIEAEKVAELMLSDKIDVIVSSPFARAIKTIEEIATTQNLEIKLYEELRERLIKGDYQLAWEEVEPAIKKSFEDKDYCLPGGETTRQAQERAVPIIKQLLKEYEGKSIVIGTHGNIMTIIMNYFDEQYGYDFWASTSKPDIYQLIFIDGELTEVKRTWEPKDAT
- a CDS encoding protein phosphatase 2C domain-containing protein; translation: MNNISWVGSEKDFIDERDFRWINRMAVGRFGGNSSAGQTKNEDACIVWQTEEWEFAAILDAHKSAESAELVIRTIEHNKEALLQILSLKGNLDFMQLEGKLLEIFLCEDFLDACRNVTGETACLMVVRKGNYIWWFSVGDCLVYLIHPDLIAMKQYQLNQRQFYEWVGQVNTFEKAVPCYSSGTRELRKGVNLIFMTTDGLVECPGEPYLNPQNLVEALDEKNLDESISQLLIDIESRNVRDSTTIISWAIEVGEEGSIPSDFKD
- a CDS encoding exodeoxyribonuclease III, with protein sequence MKLVSWNVNGLRACVRKGFLEYFEEVDADIFSVQEIKLQEGQIDLQLEGYYQYWNYAVKKGYSGTAVFTKVEPLSVRYGIGDSNEEEEGRILTLEFSDFYLVNVYAPNAQRSLARLPFRLEWEEKMRDYLTTLDKDKPVIFCGDLNVAHEEIDIRNVKSNIGNSGFTVEERGKMTQLLAEGFTDTYRYFYPEQEGAYTWWSYMSKVRERNIGWRIDYFITSNRLQPLLKDAAIHADVLGSDHCPIVLEVNL
- a CDS encoding SRPBCC family protein, translated to MIADIKKVEDGYLVKWERTLNHSVEAVWAMLTDNSKLGKWFEELRAGDLRKGGFMKFYVPDFMDEELEIMEYKPNSVLEFDWFGDVIRFELHPKSEGCALVLLEKVKTITEQTKKDLAGWHVCLDVIIALLDVEPIQREDEWKHWHEKYTEKLEEFE
- a CDS encoding SIMPL domain-containing protein; translation: MYYPYVQQMTCQQKRVMTVIGIGSFSITPDTVQIQLEVRTESKQLSQAQQENADLMSQVIESLLELGIAREDIQTVSYNISPQYDYVEGQQIFRGYEVINSINVTIKNIEQAGTIIDTAVRNGVNQVSNIRFTVENEQIPYQEALSLALKNALAKAQTIANTIQLKLDPHPIKIVETMKEEPILFRSFAANEMRATTPIEPGQIDIKATVEVQFQY
- a CDS encoding short-chain dehydrogenase, whose product is MQHKKHALVIGGTGMLSNVCIALARKGNIVSIIGRTKSKFQRIISESPVDSIFPILVDYNSSEVINEVEKVIEEKGSFDLIVSWTPNYNQLERICEMNSGIDKFRLFHVKGSRRYFKDDKIRVPDNCNYREVFLGFIIEDDRSRWLTHDEISTGVINQIDTDQVTGVVGKIEPYELRP
- a CDS encoding YusW family protein, with the protein product MKKKYTVLYIVLLCSLLIVGACSNRNIVTNAAEEKDEESLGSKYGFTFLDLSADTNEMKEALKVTYDEKKDKTEAMYENKIDGYYLHGNAAMEKLDEIFEELELDPEMDDTDMIKKASEAFEINDYKSLKLDVKYKGFDTKKLKMTK